From Pleurocapsa sp. PCC 7319:
TCTAATTTACTAATACCTTGAGCATATTTAGGCAGAATTTAAGTATTTTCAATCAAATGTTCCGACAATTAGCCATTAACAAAGTTAACAGGGTTTTGGTCGTATCGGTGTCTAATCGGGATAGGTTCAGGTTGGCGATCGCCAGCTAAGGTTGCTGTTTTTTCTAATGATTCTCGTAATCGTTTAGCAGCATAAATAGACATATCCCTGGGGACACTGATTCTATCTCTTAAGTACCGCAGAGCGACATCTGAACCTGGTGGTGGAGTACATGTTTCCTCAGTCATCATATTAGTCAGAGCGCACCGCAGAGCTTCGTCAAATAATTGGTTATCTGCCGGATTGACTTTAATAATATTTTCGCGGTGTTTAATAACTCGTTGTAGAGCTTCAGTACGAGAATTTTCTGGTTCGGGATAGGTAACATCGGGTAGACTAAACCACGAACCACGGTCAACTTTTTCCTGGTTGAGTAAAGTCTGAGATTCTCCGTTAGAATAGCACCCTCCCATTTGCGGCGGTAAGTCATGAACATGGGTATGAAAGTCGCTTTGAGTACCCCGATAAGTAGCTCTACTTTCCATGGCATCAAACCAGGCAGACAAATGAGGATTTTCTTCTCGTAAAGAATAGCCTTTGTAATAGAAAAGGCTAGCATTCATCCTTTCTACATAAGGGGTAAAGATAACATCAGCAGTACTAAATTCTTCCAAGAAGTATGCTCCCGGAGTGCTATCTAGTGCTTGTTCTACCATTGCTACTGTTTCTATAAACTGTTGGCGATTACCTTTTTCTTGCCCAGGAAATATCGCTCGATAGCACAGCCAACTACACCAAGCTCTGAATAGCAATCTTTCAAGTTGTCGTAAAGGTAATACCTTGGGATCTTGCATCCCCAGATACAATGAACTATAAACTCCTTCCAGAGCAATCAAAATATCATCACTTTCGGTAATAATTTGCCCGTCCAACTCAATAGCAGGCAACATTCCCGAGGGAACTTTACGCTTATACCAACTTTCTTTTTTGCCATAGCAGAACATCGTCACCTTTCGAACACGGTAAGGAATCTGCTTCTCTTCTAGCCAGAGCCAAATCTTTTGACAATAAGGACACCAAGCATGGTTATCCCGAAATAAAGTTACTCTTATGTCTGCTTCTGTCTTCCCAAATAGACGCAGGGTAGCCTGAGAGTTGGTAGAACCATTGATGATATCTATCTCGAAATCAGTTAGATCTTCTAATTGTTGCCAAGTTAGAGGGTCAGTAGTCATGAAGGTATTTTGTTAAATCTCAAATTAAATTATTATCTCTAGATAATTATCTATTGAACAGCAAATAGATGTCTTAAAGAAATTATTAGATTCATATTAGCTAGCGATCGCTAATAGTGCAGTTTTCCTTTTATTAATGAGCTAAAAAATCTCTTGAAGTATTTTTACCGATTAATATAAGCTATTTTGAGCTGACAGATAATTCATATTTACTGTTTGGCTTTTTGAGATGTTGAAAAAATAACTGTAAATACCCACAAAAAAGATTATTATAGATCCTAATTTTGCTAATAGCATAGGAATGTTTTTATGGTTCAAATATGAGCCATACAGGGAATTCAATCTCTCGCTATCTCGAATTTTTAACAAATTGTCTTTGACGTTCGAGTCTTTAGTTTACTTGGTGGTTTACTAAGATTCATCTGAAAAAATCAAAATTTTGATTTTTGGTTTTGATTTTTGGCTGAACTTAGCGTTTCTAAAAACTATACAAAATTCAAGACTAGTATTGTCATGATTAATGTTCTCATAGCTGACGATCAAAATTTTGTTCGTAAAACTTTAGAATCATACTTAGAATCAGAATCAGACCTTAATATAATTGGTTTTGCTGAAAATGGAAAAGCAGCAATCGATCAAGTTGAAAGTCTCCGACCCGATGTAGTTTTAATGGACATTGAAATGCCTGTGATGGATGGTCTGGCTGCTACTAAAACCATTGTCGAAAAATTCACTGAAACTAAAGTTTTAATGCTAACTATCCATGACCGAGAGCAGGATATCGCTAGTGCCATCAAGCTAGGAGCTAAGGGCTATTGGCTGAAAAATACAACGGCCAAAGAATTAGCTGATGCCATTCGCTATGTTCACAAAGGTTATTTCCAGTTGACTTTAGAATTGGTAGAAAAACACTTTAGTAAAGCTTCCATGCCAAATATTTTATTACAAGAAGATTTGGAATTAACTATTAATAAACTCAACATTGTCGACACAGTTTTAGCCAAAATAGAACACAAAATTGGTCCTATTAAAGAATTGAATCCCCAGAAATTAAACGAAACTATTGAAGATATTGTTAAACAAGAAGTCGAACAAAAAATTACTGTTGTTAAAGAATTATCACCCCTGAAATTAAATGAAACTATCAAAAATATTGTCAAACAAGAAATGATTATCCAAAAAGAGAGAGAGGCCAATTTTCAATTCAGGTTAGATCGCATGAAACATCAGTTAAATTCCCTGGAGAAGAGTACTAATTTTGTGGTCAAATTACAATTTGTTTTTAATCTCGTTTTATTCATTACTATTCTTATTTTCGGCTACTTTCTGTTCCTCAACTGATTTGGCGATTGTCCGAAGGGCAGTGGCAAAGCCAATCGCATGATTGCCGTGCGCGACGCGGAGCTAGTCCTTTAGGGCAGAGCCCAATCGCCGATTATTGCTAAACACAAGTTCGACGAAACCAAAATAATCGCGAACACCAGAAGTTAGGAGTCAGGAGTTAAGTAAAAAGTAACGAGTAACAAACTCGCATCTTATGGGTTATAGGTTAAATTTCCTCGATTACTCCTTCTGCTT
This genomic window contains:
- a CDS encoding response regulator transcription factor, which translates into the protein MINVLIADDQNFVRKTLESYLESESDLNIIGFAENGKAAIDQVESLRPDVVLMDIEMPVMDGLAATKTIVEKFTETKVLMLTIHDREQDIASAIKLGAKGYWLKNTTAKELADAIRYVHKGYFQLTLELVEKHFSKASMPNILLQEDLELTINKLNIVDTVLAKIEHKIGPIKELNPQKLNETIEDIVKQEVEQKITVVKELSPLKLNETIKNIVKQEMIIQKEREANFQFRLDRMKHQLNSLEKSTNFVVKLQFVFNLVLFITILIFGYFLFLN
- a CDS encoding glutathione S-transferase family protein, which translates into the protein MTTDPLTWQQLEDLTDFEIDIINGSTNSQATLRLFGKTEADIRVTLFRDNHAWCPYCQKIWLWLEEKQIPYRVRKVTMFCYGKKESWYKRKVPSGMLPAIELDGQIITESDDILIALEGVYSSLYLGMQDPKVLPLRQLERLLFRAWCSWLCYRAIFPGQEKGNRQQFIETVAMVEQALDSTPGAYFLEEFSTADVIFTPYVERMNASLFYYKGYSLREENPHLSAWFDAMESRATYRGTQSDFHTHVHDLPPQMGGCYSNGESQTLLNQEKVDRGSWFSLPDVTYPEPENSRTEALQRVIKHRENIIKVNPADNQLFDEALRCALTNMMTEETCTPPPGSDVALRYLRDRISVPRDMSIYAAKRLRESLEKTATLAGDRQPEPIPIRHRYDQNPVNFVNG